The DNA window CGCCTGGTGTGCGGTCAGGTAGGTCGTGATCGTCGCGGGCAGCTCATCCCACGTGATCGCCGTCTCGTGCTTGTCTACTGTCATGCCCCAACGGTGGAGCCTCCCGCGGGGAGAGAGTCAAGCCCTGCCTGCCGAGGCTTAGTCACCCGGCGATCGGGCGGTGAACGTCGAACTGCGCCAGGTCCGCCGCCGCGCGCCCGGCACTCCAGCCCGCTCCGTTGGACACCGATACCCGGCGATGCACGACGCCGGGGAACAGTCGATCCGTGAGCTCGTCGGCCGCTCGGTTGCCAGCCGCGAGCACCGGGAGTAGTCGACTGTCCTCGATCTGGGCCGTGACGCTGGCATTGGTCGAGTCGAGCCGCTCGCCGATTCGGGTGGCATATGCGATGAGGAACGATTGGCGAAATGATCTCGTCCGGGTGTAGCCCCGCCCGTTGGCCTGGCTGCCCGCCGCCAACATCGCCCGATTGGCTTGCACCAGCAGCGAAGTGGTGAGGAGCTCGACGAGATCGAGGTCGGTTTCGGATCCGACAACTGTGACAAACCCGAGCTTCTCCGCCCACACCGCGCGACAGCGATTGGCAGTCCCCACCGCTTGCACCAGGATCACCTTGGGGCGCGCGTACGGGCTGTCTATCCAAATCCGCCGCGCGGCGGCCACCGGTGCCCGGCCGCGTTCGCTCGCGGCTACGGCCTGGTGCAGCGAGTACCGACTCATCAACTCCTGCGCCTTGGCGGAAAGCGCCTCGGCCTCCTCGGGAAACTTTGTGGCCTCGGCCTTGGCCAGCAGCGCGCGCACCCTACCCAGGGCCTTCTGGTCGACCTCACCTGCCGCGGACTGGGCGTGCCGAGATGCGCCCGGCAGGGGCAGCAGCGGTTCAATGACGGGAAGCCTGCTGAGCAACGACAGCACCCGCAGCACGACGGTCAGTGCGGCGCGGCGGCTCACGCCGTTCACATCAGCCCAATGCCCCATCAGCGGTGCCGTTGGGTTGGGGCCGACGACGGCTGAGATGGTCGCAAGATCGGTGCGCCATCGCGGATGAAGTGTCGCGACCGAGTACCGCTTGGACTCGAGAACAACCGCGGCCGTGAGGTATTCGACGGCCGACGGTTCGAGCTTGCGGCGGGCGAGCTCGTGTAGATCGGACGGCAGCCAGCCCCCCTCCCACGCCGCCCGGACCGCGTCGACGACCGCGGTATCGGCCGCCAGCTCAAGGTCTCGAGCCGTAGCAGCGAACTGCTCGAGAAGGTTGGCGGCGCGTCGTTCTGCATCATGGTCGGGACACATCGCGGCGTCGTACAAGGCGGAGACAATGAGTTCCTGCAGGATCACTTTGTCGGTCGGGGCGTCGGATTTCGGGCGGAATCGTTCGTTGGCCGCCCGGCGGCGCATCTTCTGCTTGGCTGTTCGCTTCTCGCGGTTGCGTCGGCTCATGCCCGCAATACTGGCGATCGAGTCCGACATTTCGGGGGCGGCACGCCTGAGCTCCGTCGACTTTCCAGTGTTGGGCCGTCAGTCCAGGAACCGGTACTGCACCCCAAGTGAGCGGTAAGTGCGCTCAGCCCGGCGGTCACGGGTAAGCAGGGCGCGGTTATTCGTGACGGCGGCGTGGCCGACGAGGGCGTCATAGACCGACCCCCCGACGATGTCGAGCCGCGCTAGTCGCTCGCGCAGGTCGCCCGTCGCCTTGGTGTCGAGCCAACAGTCTTCCGGAAACGTGATGGCCAGAACCGACGCCGCTTGACCAGCGCTCAGGCGCAGTGGCACTGGTAATCGGGTCAGGACCGAATAGGTCTCGAACACGGCATGCCCTGCGAGCGCAGGACGAAGCTCAACCAAGGCGCGACGACAGACTGGGTGGGCTTCGTGCGTCGGATCGAGAGCGGCGACGGCGACGCTGGTGTCGCAGGCCCAAAAGTCATCGCTGGATGTCATCGCGAAGGCGACGGATGTCGTCATCGGTTAGCACTGCGCCCTCGACGTTGCCGAGTATCGGCAGCCCGTCACTGGTATCGATCGAGCGTTGGTGCCGGCGGACGGGCTCGATCCGCAGACCGGACCCGTCTGGAATGAGTTCGAGTTGTGTATCCGGTGTGATTCCCAGCGCCACGCGCAGCGCTTTCGGGATCACAACCCGCCCCACTCGGTCCATGGTCACGTACATGCCCCCAAATTACCATCAGATTGGGATCATCTACCCAATGCAATACCAATCGACAACCGACTGCTATCCACTCCCTGCCCTACCTGCTGCGCGGCGCAGCCGCTGCGCGACCGCAACGACCGCGCGCGCCACCTCGGGCGGCTCGAGGATCTCGAAGTCGTGGCCGATCGTGGCGAAGTAGAAGACCATCCTTTCGGGATCGTCGGCGCCTGCGGTGACGATGCAGGCGTCGGGGCCGTCGGCTTCAATGCTCACCGACGCCGGTGAAAAGTGTTGCGCTATAACATCTTCAGGTGCGTGGTAGCGAACCCGTGCCACGTAGCGGTAGGGCGAGCTGCTGATCGACTTTTGCACGTACGTCGCGGCGTCGGGCGCCTCACGGGCGACGAATGTGCTGCCGAGCGCGCGGACGTCGGCCATCCGGTCCAGCCGCAGGCTGCGCCAGTCCTGCTTGTCGCGGTCGTAGGCCAGCAGATACCAGCGCCGCCCGGTCGTCACCAACTGATAGGGCTCCAGCCGCCGCTGCGTCGCGTTGCCGCGGATATCGACGTATCCGGAGCTCACGTGCTCGCGGTCGCGGCAGGCACGCGCGAGCGTCATCAGTACGTCGGGTTCGACCGCGTCGTCGGACGACGGGGAGGTCAGTGTGACGGTGGCGTCGTGCACCGCCGCCACTTGGGACCGCAACCGCGACGGCATCACCTGATCGAGCTTGCTCAGCGCGCGAAGCGCGGACTCACCGACGCCCGCGACCGTGCCACCCGCGGCCAGCCGAAGGCACACCGCCATCGCGACGGCCTCATCGGGATCGAGCAGCAGCGGAGGTAGCGCCGCGCCGGCACCCAGCTGATAGCCGCCGCCATGGCCCTTGCTGGCGTGCACCGGATAGCCCAGGTCGCGCAGCCGGTCGACGTCGCGGCGGACGCTGCGGGCGGTCACCTCGAGACGCTCGGCCAGCTCCTCACCGGTCCACACGCGCCGCGACTGCAACAAACCGAGAAGCTGCAGCACCCTGCTGGTCGTTTCCGCCATAGTTTCGACTCTGTCGTAGTTATAGGACCGAAACTGTCCTATATGTGATTCAGGGTAAACGTATGAACATGACGACAACGACCTTCAACAGCCAGCTGGTCGAACAGCTCGACTTCCACTGGACTCACGCCCTCCGCCCGCGGCTCGACGGGTTGACCGACGACGAATACTTCTGGCAGCCGGTGCCCGACTGCTGGACCGTCCACCCCGACGGCGGCGTCGACTTCGCATATCCCCCGCCCGAGCCGGCGCCGTTCACGACGATCGCGTGGCGGCTCGCGCACGTGATCGTCGGCGTCTTCGCGATGCGCAACCACAGCCACTTCGGGGCGCCCGAGGCGAGTTACGAGACCTGGTCCTACGCCACCGACGCCGCAACGGCGCTGCGTCAACTCGACGAGCAGTACGAAAAATGGATCGACGGTGTGCGCGGGCTGTCCGAAGATGACCTGTGGCGTCCGTGCGGGCCTGCCGAAGGGCCGTACGCCGACTATCCGATGGCCGCCCTTGTTCTGCACATCAACCGGGAGGTCATCCACCACGGCGCCGAAATCGCCTGTATCCGAGATCTTTACGTTCACACCGCCACGAAGGGAAAGTAGCGATGCCAGGAATGCCCCCACCCGCAGCCGACGAGCGCCAGACCTTGATCGAGTTCCTGCGCTTCAACCAGGACGCGTTCTTCTCGGTGGCGTACGGCCTGACCGATGAGCAGGCGCGATCGGCGCCCTCGGTCAGCTCGCTGTCGATCGGCGGACTGATCAAGCACGCCGCCAACGTCCAGAAGGGCTGGGTGGACCGGGCCTCCGCGGCGCCCGAAATGCCGCCGCGTGACGAGCGCCCGATGGAAGAGATCATGGCGGAGTATGCCGACCAGTACGTGATGCGCGACGACGAAACTCTTGCCGAGCTGCTCACCGAGCTGGCCAAGCAAAATGCCGAGACGCTGCGGGTCTTCGCTGATGTCGACCTGGACGCCCCGGTTCCCGTGCCGCACGACGTGCCGTGGTTTCCCCAGGACGTCGACAACTGGCCGGTGCGCTGGGTGGCCATGCATCTGATCGAGGAGCTGGCACGCCACGCCGGGCACGCCGACATCATTCGCGAAACCACCGACGGTGCAACGATGTACGAGCTGATGGCCGCCAACGAGGGATGGCCGGAGACCGATTTCATCAAGCGGTGGAGGCCGAGGCAGGACGCCGCGACCTAGTCTCGAGGTATGCAAACGCGCAGTGGGACGGCGGTGTGCGGGGACGTCGAGCTCTACTACGAGGATCTCGGCGACCCTGAAACGGCGCCCGTCCTGCTGATCATGGGTGTCGGCGCCCAGCTGCCGATGTGGCCGGACGGGTTCTGCGAGCAGCTCGTCGCGCGGGGCAATCGGGTGATCCGGTATGACCACCGCGACATCGGGCTGTCCACGAAGATGGCCGGCCACCGCGCGCAAGGGTCGGTGTATCGGCGGGTGGCCCGATATGCGGTCGGCCGGACCAGCCCGGTGCCGTACACGCTGGTCGATATGGCCGACGACGCTGTCTCTCTGCTGGATTATCTGCAGATCGACCGTGCCCACGTGGTCGGGGCGTCGATGGGCGGGATGATCGCGCAGGTGCTCGCGGGCAACCATCCGTCGCGGGTGCGGTCACTCGGCATCATCATGTCGAGTTCGGGTAGGGCCTTTTCGGCACTGCCGCGGTGGCGGGTGATCAAGCTGGCGTTCGGCGGTCCGGGCAAAGGCGCGCCGTGGGAAGAAAGGCTGACGTCAGAAGTACGCAACATATCGGTCATCAACGGACCGAACTTCCTTCCGCCCGTTGAACAATTGCGCCGACGTGTCGAGGATCTGCGCGCCCGCAGCGACTACCCGCAGGGCATGCTGCGGCAGTTCGACGCGATCCTGGGCACCGGGAGCCTGATTCGCTACACGCGCAGCATCGCGGCGCCGACGGTCGTCATCCACGGCTCGGAGGATCCGATGGTTCGGCCACGCAATGGGCGCAACCTGGCGCGCCTCATCGAGGGCGCGCGCTATGTCGTCGTCGGTGGCATGGGACATGATCTGCCTGAACCGGTTTGGCGTCCGGTCGTGGAGGCGTTGACGGAGAACTTCGCGGGCGCAGGGCCTTAAGGATAACGGGCCATGGCATCCCAGAAGGCGTTGTCGTCGCGACCCATGCTTCGGTCCGCCTCTTCGCGTAACCCTGCTGCTCGCTGGTGGATGTAATGCCCGGTTGAGCGCGGCATCTGCCCAGGCCCGTACACGCCGCGTCGAATCCGGCGGACCCGACCGCGTCGCATTTCGGTGCGCAGCGCATCGGACACCGTCTTCGATGCGCGGCCGGGGATCGCAAAGCCCTGGTACTCGAGCTGTTCGATCAGCTCAAAGATGGACGCCGAACCGTGGATGTCGAGGTTTACTGTGAGCATGTAGCGGAGCTCGGTGCCCTGCAGCACTTTTCGCTGCGGGATTCTCGAAGTCGTCATGGCACGACCGTGGCACTCCGCAGTGACATTTTCAGGCGTCCCGGGTGCAGGTGCGTCTGCGCCTGTGGATAGCTTGGGGGCGGCAGCTGGGCCTCCCGGACCAATGTGACATCGTGCCAAGCTCATAGCGACTTTGTCGCTCAACTACTACCGCCGCCACCAACGTCAGCGACTTTGTCGCTCAGAGCTTGGCACCACCTACATATGCCCCCAGAGGACCTGCCTCAGCGCAGGTACGACACGAACGCGGGAACCCGCCAATTCCCGGCGTCCAAGGTGTCCCGGCCTCCCGGCCTCCCGGCCTCCCGGACCAACGTGACTTCGTGCCAACCTAATGGGATTTGATCGGCGCGTCGTTGGCGAACTTTCGAGGGTGTTGGCGAGACGCTGATTGGGTGAGCCGCTGGCCGGTGAGCACTTTGCCAACCTGGAACGGTCGTTGATTCCTACTGTAGAGATCGCGCCCCGGCCAGTTGGTGGCCACCTGTAGTGCTACTGGGATGTCGTGCCGATTTGAGCACTTATCCATTAGGTCGCAACTGGGTGCCTCAGGCTCGACAGGGTGGCTGTGCCACCACAGATCGAGGAGGAAGGGTGAGGTGATGTTGTTTGTCGGCGATGACTGGGCCCAAGACCATCACGACGTGTACTTGATGGATGAGGAGGGCGCTCGGTTCGCGGCTCGGCGACTCCCCGAAGGGTTGACCGGTATCGGGCGGCTGCACGAGATGATCGCTGCCCATGGCGAAGATCCCGGCGAGGTGATCGTGGGGATCGAGAAAGACCACGGTCTGTGGGTGGGCGCGTTGGCCGCCAGCGGCTATCAGGTGTATGCGATCAATCCGATGGCGGTCGCGCGTTACCGTGATCGACACAGCGTCTCGGGGGCGAAATCCGATGGCGCCGATGCGAAATTGTTGGCCGACCTGGTACGCACCGATCGGCACAACCATCGCCTTCTGGTCGGAGACAGCGATCAGGCCGAGTCGATCAAGGTGTTGGCGCGGGCACATCAGAATCTGATCTGGACTCGAGCACGTCAGATCAGCATGTTGCGTGCGGGGTTGTTGGAGTATTACCCGGCGGCGTTGCAGGCGTTCCCCAATCTCGGCGACCGTGATCGCGACCGCGATGCTCTGGCGGTGTTGGGCCGTGCCCCCACGCCGGGTCAGGGTGCCCGGCTAAGCCTGAGCAAGATCGCCGCAGCGCTCAAAGCGGGTGGGCGCCAACGCGGTATCGATGAACGCGCCCGTGAGATCCAGGCCCTGCTGCGCGGCCAGCAGCTGCACGCACCTGCAGCCGTGACGGCAGCCTACGGGGCCGCCACCAGCGCCTCGGTGAACATCGTGGTCGAGCTGACCAATCAGATCAGCGCGGTGGAAACCGAACTGGCTGAGCATTTTAGGACGCACCCGGACGCCGACATCTACCTCTCCCTGCCAGGACTCGGTGTCATCCTCGGCGCCCGGGTGCTCGGTGAGTTCGGGGACGACCCGAACCGATTCACCGACGCTAAGTGTCGCAAAAACTACGCCGGAACCTCACCGGTAACCGTGGCTTCTGGCCGAAAACGTGCCGTCCTGGCCCGACACGTGCGTAACCGACGGCTCTACGACGCGCTCGACCGCTGGGCCTTCGCCACCCTCAAATGCAGCCCCGGTGCCCGCGCCTTCTACGACCACCACCGCGCCGCCGGCGACACCCACCACAAAGCACTGCGCGCTCTGGCCAACCGACTCGTCGGAATCCTGCACGGTTGCCTACGCCACCACACGCCCTATAACGAAGACACCGCCTGGGCACACCGCCTGCCCGCCGCCGCTTGACAACTAAAAAGCTGGGATGTCTCGCAGCGACTTTGTCGCTCAACTACTACCGCCGCCACCAACGTCACCGACTTTGTCGCTCAGAGCTTGGCACCACCTATATATGCCCCAAGAGACCAGCCGTACCCCAAGTACTCACTCCAGTTCGGCGAGAGCCTTGCGGGCTGCCTCCAGTTCGGCCTCCAGTGCAGCGACCTTGGCCGCCTGCTGGGAGCGCGCCTCCTCGATCAACTCGTCGATCGGGGCGGAAAGATCCTCGTGCAGTTCCTTCGCGGCGCGGGAGACCGCGGCGGCCGCGACCGCAAGATTGCGTGCTCGATACGTGCTGCCGTGCTTCAGTTCGGCCCGCCATTCGCCGTCGGCGGTACCGGTGACCGTGAGGGTCAGCTCGAGCGTCTTGGGCTTCTTGCCGGCCGGCTTCTTGGCCGGAGCCTTCTTTGGCTTCTCTTCGACCGGGTCTTCCACGGGCGGAACCACCGCGTGCGGCGTGTCGGAATAGATGGACTGCGCTTCGGGTGCCAAGGTATCTACGGACATGGCTCCATTAGAACACATGTTCGATAGAAGGAGTCCCGCTCAGCGCAGGACCGTCTGCACCGCGTACTCGACCACTACATCGAGATCGTCGCCGAGGTTGCCTGCCAGCCACTGTTGGGCCAATTCGGCCATCGCGCCGGTGTACAGGGCGGCACCCACTTGTGCCGCAACGGGATCCGAGCCAGGGTTCAGCCGCCAACCTTCGGTCAGCACGCCCTCGCGAAGCAGATCCTGCGTCGCCTTCCGACGCGCTGCGAGAACCGGATTGGCTCGCGCATCGGTGAACAGGATCCGGCCGCGGCGCGGGTCGGCCGAACTGAACCCGAGGACCGCGGCGATACCTGCCCGCGTCCGATCCCGAAGTGACTCACCAGACGCGGTGATCGCCGCCTCGACCTCGGCGCCCAACAACGCGCTGACTTGGTCGTAGACCGCACCGAGCAGATCGTCGGTGTCGGCGAAGCTCTCGTAGAAGTACCGGGTGTTCAGTCCGCACTCACGACACACCGACCGTACGGCTATGGCGGCCTCACCGCCGTCACCAAACAGGCGGAACGCGGCATCGATCAGCTGCGCTCGCCGTTCGGCGCGGCGGTCGATCAGCGGCACGCCGGCCCATCGGGTCGGACTGGACATCAGCCCAGAGTAAGCCCGCGGCGGCCAACTCTGGTCACATCCGTATCCAACTAGTATTCTGGTTACAGATGTGACCAGACTTCAGAAGGGAACGCCGTGGACCTGCCGCACCAGATGGTCGGGCAATTCGTGAACCAGCGCTTTGACGAGGTAGTGCGCAAGCACTTCTTCAAGGGCATGGAGTTCGCCGCGCCCGTTGGCGATCCCGGGTGGTTCGGACCTGGCAGTGCCGTCTGGCATGTGCATTCCCACATGCATGCGCTGATCTTCGGCCTGCAGTGCGCGGCGTACCTCGAGCGGCTGGACCCGTCGATCTACTGGATGGGCATGCACCATTCACGCCTGGTCAAGCGCGATAAAGAAACAGGGATCGCCGTCCCCGAGATCGATGCCAGGGGCGCCTCGGTGCGGCTCGGCCACTCGGTCGCATTCTTCATCGGGACCGCATACGGATCGACCGAAACCGCCGAGCGGCTCGCAAAATCTGTTCGCTCGATGCACCACACCATCAAGGGCACCCGCCCCGACGGCGCCACCTACGACGCCGACGATCCCCAGTGGCTGCGCTGGAATTACGCCACGGTGGTCTGGGGCCTGGCCACCGCGCACGAGCTGTATCACCCGAACCCGCTGCGCGGTAAGAAGATCGACGACTATTACGGCGAGTTCGTCCGCGTCGGACATGCACTCGGCGGCACCGACCTGCCCACCACCAAGGCCGACACCCTGGACTGCCTGAAGTCGTATCTGCCCAGGCTGGCCGTCACGCATGGCATGGCGATGTCCACCGGACCCAACCTCCCGATGCCGCACAGCGTCGTCGACTGGGCGATCCGCGACACGATGCCGAAGTGGGCCAAGGAACTGATCTCGCATCGCGACCCCAACATCGTCGAACGCACGGCAAGGCGCGCCGCGGTGTGGAGCATCATCAACGGCTTGCACCTGGCGGCGGGCACGGCGCCGGAGTTCCGCCAAGCCCAGGCCAGGGTCAAGTCGGGGACGACGGTCAAGCACACGCTGCCGACCTACGCCCCCGGCGACGACCCGGTGCGCAGCCGCGATGAAGTGGAGCACAGCTTCGCGTGAGACTGTGACCCGATCCACACGTTTTCGCGGCTCATCGCCATTTTTGAGACACTGGCCCCATGAGTACGACGAAACCACGCGACGTGGCCAAACTGGACCGGGTACCGCTGCCGGTCGAGGCCGCCCGGATCGGCGCGACGGGTTGGCAGATAACCCGCACCGGCGCGCGAGTCGTCACCACGCTCGCCGGCAAGGGCTCGCTGCAGCAGAAGATCATCAAGCAGGTCCCGCAGGCGTTCGCTGATCTCGGACCCACCTACGTCAAGTTCGGCCAGATCATCGCGTCGAGCCCCGGTGCTTTCGGCGAGCAGATGAGCCGCGAGTTCCGCAGCCTGCTCGATGCCGTACCGCCGGCCGACGAAGACGAAGTGCACAAGTTGTTCAAGGAGGACCTCGGCGACGACCCGTCGAACCTGTTCGCCAGCTTCGACGAGAAACCGTTCGCATCGGCCTCGATTGCCCAGGTGCACTACGCGACCCTGCACAGCGGCGAGGAGGTCGTCGTCAAGATCCAGCGGCCCGGCATCCGTCGCCGTGTCGCCGCCGATCTGCAAATCCTGAAACGTGGTGCGCGGCTTGTCGAATTCGCCAAGCTCGGCCAGCGACTGTCGGCGCAGGACGTCGTCGCGGACTTCGCGGACAATCTCGCCGAGGAGCTGGACTTCCGGCTCGAGGCGCAGTCGATGGACGCATGGGTGTCCCACATGCACGCCTCCCCGCTGGGCAAGAACATCCGAGTGCCGCAGGTCTACTGGGACCTGACGAGCGAGCGGGTGCTCACGATGGAGCGGGTTTCCGGCCTCCGCATCGACGACGCCGCGGCGATCCGCAAGGCCGGGTTCGACGGCACCGAGCTCGTGAAGGCCTTGCTGTTCAGCGTCTTCGAGGGCGGGCTGCGGCACGGCCTGTTCCACGGCGATCTGCACGCGGGCAATCTGTTCGTCGACCCCGACGGCAAGATCGTGTTTCTCGACTTCGGCATCATGGGCCGCGTCGACCCCCGCACGCGTTGGCTGCTGCGCGAGCTGGTCTACGCGCTGCTGGTCAAGAAGGACCACGCTGCCGCGGGCAAGATCGTCGTGCTGATGGGCGCGGTCGGCACCATGAAGCCCGAGGCCGAGGCCGCGAAGGATCTGGAGAAGTTCGCGACGCCGCTGACCATGTCGTCGTTGGGCGATTTGAGCTATGCCGAGATAGGTAAACAACTTTCGACGCTGGCCGACGCGTACGACGTCAAGCTGCCGCGCGAGCTGGTGCTGATCGGCAAGCAGTTCCTTTACGTGGAGCGCTACATGAAGCTGCTCGCACCGAAGTGGCAGATGATGACCGACCCGCAGTTGACGGGGTACTTCGCCAATTTCATGGTCGAGGTCAGCAGGGAGCACACCGAAGAAGTCGAGGCGTAAGTGGACATCCGCACCGGCACCGCCAGGTCGGGCGACCTCGATATCTATTACGAGGACATGGGCGACCCGAACGACCCCGCAGTCCTGCTCATCATGGGACTCGGTGCGCAATTATTGTTGTGGCGCACCGACTTCTGCGAGAAGCTCGTCAACCAGGGGCTGAGGGTCATCCGCTACGACAATCGCGACGTCGGCCTGTCGTCCAAGGTGACCGGGCAGCACTCCGGTGCTCCCCTGCTGCCGAGGATGGCGCGCTCGTTCCTCGGACTGCGTAGCCCGGCGGTCTACACGCTCGAGGATGTGGCCGATGACGCCGCCGCACTCCTGGACCACCTGAAGATCGACACGGCCCATATCGTCGGAGCGTCGATGGGCGGCATGGTCGCGCAGGTTTTCGCCGCACGCCATGACGTGCGCACCACGACGCTGGCCGTGATCTTCTCGAGCAACAATCAACCGGTATTGCCGCCGCCCGCGCCAAAACACCTGCTGGCCATTCTGCAACGGCCCAAGGACGCGACCCGCGACGCGATCATCGAGAACGCCATCCGGGTCAGCCGCATCATCGGCAGTCCCGGCTATCCCGCACCCGAGGACCGGATCCGCGCCGAGGCCATCGAGGGCTACGACCGCTCCTACTATCCGGCCGGTATCGGCCGGCAGTTCGCCGCGATCATGGGCAGCGGCAGCCTGCTGCACTACGACCGCCGGATCACCGCGCCGACGGTGGTCATCCACGGCAAGGCCGACAAGCTGA is part of the Mycolicibacterium tusciae JS617 genome and encodes:
- a CDS encoding alpha/beta fold hydrolase encodes the protein MDIRTGTARSGDLDIYYEDMGDPNDPAVLLIMGLGAQLLLWRTDFCEKLVNQGLRVIRYDNRDVGLSSKVTGQHSGAPLLPRMARSFLGLRSPAVYTLEDVADDAAALLDHLKIDTAHIVGASMGGMVAQVFAARHDVRTTTLAVIFSSNNQPVLPPPAPKHLLAILQRPKDATRDAIIENAIRVSRIIGSPGYPAPEDRIRAEAIEGYDRSYYPAGIGRQFAAIMGSGSLLHYDRRITAPTVVIHGKADKLMRPFGGRAVARAIKGARLVLFDGMGHELPRELWDDIVGELKTNFAAA